A stretch of the Acanthopagrus latus isolate v.2019 chromosome 9, fAcaLat1.1, whole genome shotgun sequence genome encodes the following:
- the jam2b gene encoding junctional adhesion molecule 2b encodes MNTMKMLALPLLITLLHCPVCLSVTVSSSKPKVEVHEHTDAVLSCEFRTEKDQNPRIEWKKKGKAVTFVYFNNKFTKPYAERAKIEGATLTIHSVTQKDSGEYRCEVTASEDHVNLGEASVTLSVLVPPHVPSCEVPSSVFVGSGLELHCKDKLSVPPAIYRWYKDNRALTATADTPYSVDANKGTLKFKSVSKTDTGMYRCESSNSIGAPKSCVAQQLKVIDYPLNMTVLIAGAAAFLTLVIFCCICVCCCRRRGCCKADKKTKSGKSFNPPPPPPPIRNFKHYKQTHSFMI; translated from the exons ATGAACACCATGAAGATGTTGGCGCTGCCTCTTCTCATCACTTTGTTGCACt gtcctgtgtgtctgtcagtgacagtcagcagcagtaAACCCAAAGTGGAGGTCCACGAACACACCG ATGCTGTGCTCTCCTGCGAGTTCAGGACGGAGAAAGATCAGAACCCTAGGATCGAGtggaagaagaagggaaaggcAGTCACGTTTGTGTACTTCAACAACAAATTTACAA AACCATATGCAGAACGGGCAAAGATCGAGGGAGCCACGCTGACGATACACTCCGTTACACAGAAAGACTCGGGGGAATACCGCTGTGAGGTGACAGCCAGCGAGGACCACGTCAACCTCGGAGAGGCGTCCGTGACCCTCAGTGTGCTTG TGCCTCCTCACGTCCCGTCCTGCGAGGTGCCGAGCTCTGTGTTCGTGGGCTCGGGCCTGGAGCTCCACTGTAAGGACAAACTCAGCGTGCCTCCTGCCATCTACCGCTGGTACAAAGACAACAGGGCTCTGACGGCCACAGCAGACACCCCGTACAGCGTCGACGCCAACAAGGGCACGCTG AAGTTTAAGAGCGTGTCCAAAACGGACACAGGGATGTACCGCTGCGAGTCCTCCAACAGCATCGGGGCCCCCAAGAGCTGCGTAGCCCAACAACTGAAAGTTATTGACT ATCCGTTGAATATGACGGTTTTGATAGCAGGAGCGGCTGCTTTTCTGACGCTCGTCATCTTCTGCTGCATCTGCGTGTGTTGCTGCCGACGCCGAGGCTGCTGCAAGG CCGACAAGAAAACCAAAAG CGGCAAGTCCTTCAACCCcccacctccgcctcctcccaTCCGCAAC TTCAAGCACTACAAACAAACCCACTCCTTCATGATCTGA